One genomic segment of candidate division WOR-3 bacterium includes these proteins:
- the scpB gene encoding SMC-Scp complex subunit ScpB: MEDERSLKRIIEALLFASSKPLTLKKISNITGFGEERVKEEIEKLKEEYKERAFGIFEVAGGYVMYTKEDYADYVKKLRGENSFRISKAMLETLAIIAYKQPITKAEIEILKGASADFTLRSLLEKGLIKVVGRKKIKGAPLLYGTTEKFLKMFGLKSLDELPRVE, encoded by the coding sequence ATGGAAGATGAAAGGTCTTTAAAAAGAATTATTGAGGCATTGCTTTTTGCCTCATCAAAGCCTCTTACCTTAAAGAAGATTTCAAATATTACAGGATTTGGGGAGGAAAGGGTAAAGGAGGAAATAGAGAAATTAAAGGAAGAATATAAAGAAAGAGCTTTTGGAATATTTGAAGTTGCTGGTGGTTATGTAATGTATACGAAAGAAGATTATGCTGATTATGTAAAGAAATTAAGAGGGGAGAATTCTTTTAGAATTTCAAAAGCAATGCTTGAAACTCTTGCAATAATAGCTTATAAACAGCCTATTACAAAAGCTGAGATAGAAATTTTAAAGGGAGCATCTGCAGATTTCACACTTAGAAGTTTGCTTGAAAAAGGACTTATAAAGGTTGTGGGAAGAAAAAAAATAAAAGGAGCTCCTTTACTTTATGGAACTACAGAGAAATTTTTGAAAATGTTTGGTTTAAAAAGCCTTGATGAACTTCCAAGAGTAGAATAG
- a CDS encoding DUF72 domain-containing protein has product MKSSVENKIFVGTSGWAYSWNEGGNFEWFVKESSLNAIELNASFYRFPLSSHINSWAKKTFNLRWSVKVNQFITHVFKFSEKAFSTWEKFKNLFKPLENFIDFYLFQTPPNFSDKNREKLEKFIKFTNLKEKFAFEPREESWFKKENYKWAKNLNITWVSMDAPIFPRDIINLNGIVYLRMHGRTDWYSHCYEDEELKEIAERIMKTKPEKIYVFFNNNHSMLENARRMKKILENSV; this is encoded by the coding sequence TTGAAAAGTTCCGTAGAGAATAAAATATTTGTAGGCACATCGGGCTGGGCTTATTCATGGAATGAAGGAGGTAATTTTGAATGGTTTGTTAAAGAAAGCAGTTTAAATGCTATTGAATTAAATGCTTCCTTTTACAGATTTCCACTTTCTTCTCATATAAATTCCTGGGCAAAGAAAACTTTTAATTTAAGATGGAGTGTTAAGGTGAATCAATTTATAACTCATGTTTTTAAATTTTCTGAAAAAGCTTTTTCTACATGGGAAAAATTTAAAAATCTCTTTAAACCCCTTGAAAACTTCATAGATTTTTATCTATTTCAAACACCACCTAATTTTTCTGATAAAAATAGAGAAAAATTGGAAAAATTTATAAAATTTACAAATTTAAAGGAAAAGTTTGCCTTTGAGCCAAGAGAAGAATCCTGGTTTAAAAAGGAAAATTATAAATGGGCAAAAAATCTAAATATTACTTGGGTTTCAATGGATGCACCTATATTTCCAAGAGATATTATAAATCTTAACGGAATAGTCTATTTAAGAATGCACGGTAGAACAGACTGGTACTCCCATTGTTATGAAGATGAAGAATTAAAAGAAATTGCTGAAAGAATTATGAAAACAAAACCAGAAAAAATTTATGTATTTTTTAACAACAATCATTCCATGCTGGAAAATGCAAGAAGAATGAAAAAAATACTTGAAAATTCTGTTTAA